A single genomic interval of Abditibacteriota bacterium harbors:
- a CDS encoding alpha-mannosidase — protein MKKKVYLIANAHIDPVWQWEWEEGVAATISTFRTAADLCDEFDNFIFCHNEAVLYKWVEEYEPHLFRRIQDLVKQGRWKIIGGWYLQPDCNMPCGESFVRQILLGRRYFDDKFGARPTTALNFDPFGHTRGLVQILKKSGYDSYVCTRPSSSQLGKKDSEADFDWIGFDGSRIRVRKATSYGSGLGHAVDKIRAEVSLYEADDHIVVLWGVGDHGGGPSRQDIRAINEFIAAGECDARHSWFEEFFEATGDLQVPEWSRDMNQFAVGCYTSIIRIKQKHRELENQLYSTEKMLSAAYAAGLMDYPAADLLQVQEDLCFLEFHDSLPGSSIQAVEEMCLRLADHALEILSRLKARAFFVLSAGEKKAADGDIPVLVYNPHPVKLNCQITCEMMLADQNWTDGEFTAIHVYKDGRPVPCQNIREAGNINLDWRKNVAFEAELEPFSVTRYDCKPVLEPKKEVVPVYDNGMIVFDNGALHAEINTRTGLMDSYRINGREYLRRNAFEPLVMDDNDDPWGMTVESFRDLIGRFTLMSDNRSTLFSGVRKGVLPAVRTVEDGDVRTVVEACLEYGDSAICMTYYLPKKGTQTEVHLRVYWNEKNKCLKLSIPTLDTDRYVGQTAFGKYDLKKDGRETVAQRWTAALSSRGDAVTLINDSTYGSDYTDEDGIRITLLRSASYTGHPIKDRPISPQDRFTHKIDQGERNFRFWLNAGDASERMELIDREAAFVSEKPFALSFFPSGEGEKPAGFMTLSDSPVVLSCAKKADKGEGIVVRLCNPCENPVSCRLTMECFGLGETLKFEPFEVRTFVAEKGSLRETNMIEE, from the coding sequence ATGAAGAAAAAGGTATATCTTATCGCCAACGCCCACATAGATCCCGTATGGCAATGGGAATGGGAGGAGGGAGTGGCTGCCACCATTTCCACCTTCAGGACCGCTGCCGATCTGTGCGACGAATTTGACAACTTTATTTTTTGCCACAACGAAGCAGTATTGTATAAATGGGTAGAGGAATATGAGCCCCATTTGTTCCGCAGGATACAGGATCTGGTCAAACAGGGCCGATGGAAGATCATCGGCGGCTGGTATCTGCAGCCGGACTGCAACATGCCCTGCGGGGAGTCATTTGTGCGTCAGATACTGCTGGGACGCAGATATTTTGACGACAAATTCGGAGCCCGTCCCACCACAGCTCTCAATTTCGATCCCTTCGGGCACACCAGAGGTCTGGTCCAGATACTGAAAAAGAGCGGTTACGACAGCTACGTATGCACCCGTCCCTCTTCATCCCAGCTGGGCAAAAAGGATTCGGAGGCGGATTTTGACTGGATCGGCTTTGACGGCTCCCGGATCAGAGTGAGAAAGGCGACAAGCTATGGCTCGGGTCTCGGCCACGCCGTTGACAAGATCAGGGCTGAAGTTTCTCTCTATGAGGCAGACGACCATATAGTAGTTCTCTGGGGGGTAGGGGACCATGGCGGAGGCCCGTCCAGACAGGACATCAGGGCCATTAACGAGTTCATCGCTGCCGGTGAGTGCGACGCCCGGCACTCCTGGTTCGAGGAATTCTTTGAGGCTACCGGAGACCTGCAGGTCCCCGAGTGGAGCAGGGATATGAATCAGTTTGCCGTAGGCTGCTATACCAGTATCATCAGGATCAAGCAAAAGCACAGAGAGCTGGAAAATCAGCTGTATTCCACCGAAAAGATGCTCAGCGCAGCCTATGCCGCCGGACTTATGGATTATCCCGCTGCCGACCTGCTGCAGGTGCAGGAGGATCTGTGTTTTCTGGAATTCCACGACTCGCTGCCCGGGTCGTCCATACAGGCGGTGGAGGAAATGTGCCTCAGACTGGCCGATCACGCACTGGAGATCCTGTCCCGTCTGAAGGCCAGGGCCTTCTTCGTCCTTTCCGCAGGGGAGAAAAAAGCTGCCGACGGCGATATTCCCGTACTGGTCTACAATCCCCATCCCGTCAAGCTCAACTGTCAGATCACCTGCGAGATGATGCTGGCAGACCAGAACTGGACTGACGGGGAGTTCACAGCTATCCACGTGTACAAGGACGGACGGCCCGTGCCCTGTCAGAATATCAGGGAAGCGGGCAACATCAATCTGGACTGGCGGAAGAACGTGGCCTTTGAGGCGGAGCTGGAGCCTTTTTCCGTCACCCGATATGACTGCAAGCCCGTGCTGGAGCCCAAAAAGGAAGTCGTGCCTGTGTATGACAACGGTATGATAGTCTTTGACAACGGCGCCCTGCACGCGGAGATAAACACCCGCACCGGACTGATGGATTCCTACAGGATAAACGGCAGGGAATACCTGCGGCGCAACGCCTTTGAGCCCCTGGTCATGGACGACAACGACGATCCCTGGGGCATGACCGTGGAGTCTTTCAGAGACCTCATAGGCAGATTTACCCTTATGAGCGACAACAGGTCCACCCTGTTTTCGGGCGTCCGGAAAGGCGTCCTGCCTGCTGTCAGGACCGTGGAGGACGGGGACGTGCGGACTGTGGTGGAGGCTTGCCTGGAATACGGCGACTCGGCTATATGCATGACCTATTATCTGCCCAAAAAGGGCACCCAGACAGAGGTGCATCTGCGGGTCTATTGGAATGAGAAGAACAAGTGTCTGAAGCTCAGTATCCCCACCTTGGATACCGACAGATACGTGGGTCAGACTGCCTTCGGAAAATACGACCTGAAAAAAGACGGACGCGAAACGGTGGCTCAGAGATGGACGGCAGCCCTGTCTTCCCGGGGCGACGCTGTCACTCTCATCAACGACAGCACCTACGGCTCTGATTATACGGACGAGGACGGCATCAGGATCACTCTGCTGCGCTCTGCCAGCTATACCGGGCATCCCATAAAGGACAGGCCTATCTCTCCTCAGGACCGCTTTACCCACAAGATCGATCAGGGAGAGCGGAATTTCCGCTTCTGGCTCAACGCCGGCGATGCATCCGAGCGCATGGAGCTGATAGACAGAGAAGCCGCCTTTGTGTCCGAAAAGCCCTTTGCTTTGTCCTTCTTCCCTTCGGGCGAAGGGGAAAAGCCTGCCGGATTCATGACTCTGTCCGACAGTCCCGTGGTGCTCTCCTGCGCCAAAAAGGCCGACAAAGGGGAGGGGATCGTGGTCAGGCTCTGTAATCCCTGTGAAAACCCGGTCTCCTGCCGGCTCACCATGGAGTGCTTCGGTCTCGGCGAGACTCTCAAATTCGAGCCTTTTGAGGTCAGGACCTTTGTAGCTGAAAAAGGCTCACTGAGAGAGACAAACATGATAGAAGAATAG
- a CDS encoding alpha-L-fucosidase, translated as MMYDVKPTKGNTKWFTHDRFGMFIHWGLYALPARHEWVKQIEKMTNEQYEKYFKHFDPDLYDPELWADLAWNAGMRYFVITTKHHEGFCLWDSDLTDYKCTNTPYGKDILKMMVDAYKGRGLKTGFYHSLIDWHHSDYIIDDVHALRDHPDRAKLNENRDMSRYREYLHGQVRELLTRFGKIDIMWFDFSYPSHDGFIGKGRDDWQSEKLLEMIRELMPEVILDDRLDLPGSGDIVTPEQYQPFEWITVDGQKVVWEACQTFSGSWGYHRDESSWKSVRQLISMLIDTVGKGGNLLLNVGPTGRGEFDYRAVERLQGIGKWMHSNSRSIYGCTQTPFDIKVSDGALTTYNPEKNRLYVHLVNYPFMGYFSIEGLDEKKVEYAQFLHDASEVGIGSLPAGGAHLDKRVFRIPILKPNTEIPVVEIFLK; from the coding sequence ATTATGTACGACGTAAAGCCTACCAAGGGCAATACAAAATGGTTTACTCATGACCGCTTCGGCATGTTTATCCATTGGGGACTCTACGCCCTGCCCGCAAGACACGAATGGGTCAAGCAGATCGAAAAGATGACCAACGAGCAGTACGAAAAGTACTTCAAGCATTTCGATCCCGATCTCTACGACCCCGAGCTGTGGGCAGACCTGGCCTGGAATGCAGGCATGAGGTATTTTGTCATCACCACCAAGCATCACGAGGGCTTTTGCCTCTGGGACAGCGATCTGACGGATTATAAGTGTACCAACACTCCCTACGGCAAGGATATACTTAAGATGATGGTGGACGCCTACAAGGGCCGGGGCCTGAAGACGGGCTTTTATCATTCCCTCATAGACTGGCACCATTCCGATTATATCATCGATGACGTGCACGCCCTGAGAGACCATCCCGACAGAGCAAAGCTCAATGAAAACAGGGATATGTCCAGATACAGGGAATACCTCCACGGACAGGTCAGAGAGCTGCTCACCCGCTTTGGCAAGATAGACATCATGTGGTTCGATTTCAGCTATCCCTCCCATGACGGATTTATAGGCAAGGGACGCGACGACTGGCAAAGCGAAAAGCTCCTTGAGATGATCCGGGAGCTGATGCCCGAGGTGATCCTGGATGACAGACTGGATCTGCCCGGCTCCGGAGACATCGTCACCCCCGAGCAGTATCAGCCCTTTGAGTGGATCACGGTGGACGGCCAAAAGGTGGTGTGGGAAGCCTGCCAGACCTTCTCCGGCTCCTGGGGATACCACAGAGACGAAAGCAGCTGGAAGTCAGTGAGACAGCTGATCTCCATGCTCATCGACACCGTGGGCAAGGGCGGCAACCTGCTGCTGAACGTAGGACCCACCGGCCGCGGCGAATTTGATTACAGAGCTGTGGAGAGGCTGCAGGGCATAGGCAAATGGATGCACTCCAACAGCCGCTCCATATACGGATGTACTCAGACTCCCTTTGACATCAAGGTGTCCGACGGGGCTCTGACCACCTACAACCCGGAGAAAAACAGACTCTACGTCCACCTGGTGAATTATCCCTTCATGGGTTATTTCTCCATAGAAGGACTGGATGAAAAGAAGGTGGAATACGCTCAGTTCCTCCACGACGCATCTGAGGTGGGTATAGGCTCCCTGCCCGCCGGAGGCGCCCATCTGGACAAGCGCGTATTCAGGATACCTATACTGAAGCCCAACACTGAGATCCCCGTAGTGGAGATATTCCTCAAATAA